From the genome of Nicotiana sylvestris chromosome 1, ASM39365v2, whole genome shotgun sequence:
AACAAACGCCttatttaacgtcgcggcacgacggcATCACTTTCAtcacttttccttccactttGAGTATATAAATTGCGCCCccaattttgcatcaatttttctATCACATTCCTGGGGCGGTGGTATAAAAATAAAGGAACCAAGCAATAGATATCAcatcttgcacttcttggccCTTAAGTGAGGGATGTCGTTTTGTCTCCCTGGCACCACAAATTTCAGAATATATACACTTTGTTTCCCATCCATTGATTCCTCCATATGCTCGACTGGATCAATTCCCATGTCACCAACCAAACACAATGTTAAAAAGTGTTTAGAATGAGGTCCAATACGCTCCAGCTCCAAAATTGCATTATTTTTGACATCCTCAATTTTGCCCTCTTCGTCAACCTTggtatcatgaataatattttggTCGAATAGTTGAAGTTCCTCCTTCCGCTCCACAAGCTGGCCAGTATCCACAAAAATTGGTTGTAGAGCATCAGACACCTcaacctttttattcaattgagccTGCATGTCATGGATATCTGAGCCAAATTGGTCTATCTCTTGCCTGAGCACAGCTTTCGTCTATCAGTTGTTCTgtcatatttgaaagaccatcaCGGAGAAACTCATGAGATTTTATCAGCTGAGCTTGCTCCTCTAGCCCATATTGGCTCGCTATATCTGGTTCTTCCAAATAATTTTCCAGTGGGAACTCGCTCTCTTCAGCCACTTCCTCCGCCTCGGCCTTTATTCTCATGATTGTTGCACTAATTCTTTGTAGAGCCTTTCGATTTTCATCTTGTTGCTCGGCTACTTGCCTCATCATCATGTCATGTTGCTCGACTACTTGCCTCATCATCGTGTCATGTTGATCGGCTACTTACCTCATCATGCCCATAATACGAGCCACACTTTCCATATCCTCCACTTCATTGCTCCTATCCAACTCATAAACATTATTAAACATTATAATAAGAACTCTGAGAAGGATaataagaattaggacaaccatcccaatgGCCACCTTGACAACCACACACATAACAAAAATTCCACACATCAGATTGAGATGCACAATTTTGCCctaagtgtggtcctccacaatatggacaaggatcaccATAATAAGAATAACTAATATTCGACCAATTCTCGTTCCAAGAAGCCATGccaacaaagataataaaatattaaactaagataaaataaaaaacttgAGTAGAGAAAAAAGTAAAAATCTAATAcaatagttaatttctaagtccccgacaACGACACCAAAAACTTATTGCTCCCAAATGCACACGCAAATATACGTGGTCGACAaataatataggattgtaagttcagatatcgtacccacagggacttgtgattaactatcaattaaattaaaccaaataattaatctattcaagcgaatcctaacgtatgaatatttaactaaaattaatctacaGTAGCAAACAaggagaataaagaaaataagttgGCGAATTATAGACACGAATTCAAGAAGAATTGATATTCTAGAGCTATgagttagctaacaatcccgttgagtctttcacttaaattgtctaattaatttatgtggtttattggttgacatggttaatattgctcgtagccttctcccgaagtacaactcgcctattcaagctgacctaacgcctatattcctatggaattagaattaacaagaacgcattaataattcctatatagtaaccaagcaaggcgatgaggtatattcctatcctaaccgcaaatccgcccccctcagagttaagatcttgctctactcaatcttatatgcaatttGGAATTCCCTCTCCCCAGTTCAATCCCAGAttcatagatagtattcaattggtgatcaagcaatcaaataattaagcgcaagattgaataaataaaccaatatgataaaataataagaacaatctaagcttcaaaccacaacgttcatgtagcaccccaaaactctagaactgataaactataaaattaaagaaagagaagagaagaaaaactagttaggagcctcctccaagcgtggttTGTGTTCCTCCACGTCTAAAGTGTGTCCCTAGGTCTAAGATGTGTCAAAAATCTGTTAGATATATCCAAAATAACGTTtctccatgtatatataccaagtagggtcgggcccagacgaaaacACCTTCTCCTGCACGAAATAGGACTCTGGCTCTATGAAATTTGTACAGGCGCGCCGCACCTTGCGCAGCACCCTGCGGCGCGCTAGTGGAAATTATCAGCAGCCTTGCATTTTTCTTGTCAGGCCAGTTTTTACACTGATGCGCCGCACACTGCTGCGTCCCATACGGCTCGATAGTGAGAAtttgagaaaattcaaaacatgaaagttgtagctctttcaaatatctttccaacgatatattgtagAGCCCAAACGGAGTTCTGAGCGAAAAGTTATGTACATTTTACTAGGCAATGCACcgtatgcccgctcgattcttcgtttcgttcttaactatcatccgttgatccccgaacacgatccccgcttaatttcttgggcttttactcagatttcaaagctccaaatcacttgaattcattccataataccTACATatctcggaatcactcctacaaggcataaaatacacaatttGTGAAAAATACTAGCGATTAAATCTCAatctcaattaaagtgcagtaaattagagtgtaataagaaACTAAAATatacaattatagcctatcatcaatttCCTTTTGTTATTAGAGTTATACCATAATTATGAtttctctactatataaagagaagTCCCATCATTTGTAAGCACCGGACATTCACAAATATCAAAGCAATACAGTATTTTCTCTTTAATTTACATTCTCTTGTTATCAGTTTGTTGCTTTTTAATTGTTCTTGCTCTACTAGCTCGAGGGTATTCCAACTCGAGGGCTCTGTTCAAACACTAGTTTGCTTTATATTATTGTTAATTTCCATTACTTATCTTTACGTCTCTCAATTAGTATTAAGTGAAATCATGTATCCTTAAAActacattataagtttaattgttatccaatttttaggggAAACAAATCTCATTTTGGCTCATTGAGAATTTGACCAAGCGGAAGTACTTGTCAAATGTTCAAAACTTCTTTTTCCCTCCTCCTTTTTAAATGGAGCTTCTCACCTAGAGAAGCCCTCCAAAATATTGGTGTAAACCACTTGATCACCAATAACATGGTATTTCAGCCTTGAGTATGAGAGAAAAATCCAAAATGAAGAGAATATATTTAACATTACACATAAAACGCTTACAAACGACTTTTTGTATGTTTCTTATATTGGCCTAAAATGGGGTTTTATCAACTCATTCAGATAAAAATATATGGACTTCTTTTATTTATATAACTATGGATTATGATTTTATTTATAGGCATTTTCACTTTCATTCAAGTTCAGTCTACAGACACTTTGGACTTATTCTTTAAGTTAAGGGGAACTACATTACTCAAATCATTAGTCAAGTCATTGAAATTACTTGGTAAAGTcatgtttttttgtttgtaacagattagtcatttaattatttttatagcACTCAAAAGGGCAACTAAATTTCTCAAATTTTCGGTGGCTAAATACCTATTTTACTCTCTAAATTatcaatatttattttttaatacttttttaatcttataaatatttttttttctctgtttACTCTATACGATGGACTTAAgtatagaataaataaattttattacaaagtaaaaaagaaaattgaGAAATCTAGTGGAGTAACATGTGTTATAGAAATAGTTAAGTGACTTTtctgttaaaaaaaaaagaagaaaaaaaactttaCTAGTAGGTAATTTCGATTAGTGAGTGACTACTCAAGTCAACGGCTGCACAATTAATCCTGGAGATGATCAATGCACATTTTTGTAAAACGCTAAGCGCTAATTTACTATATATGGACTGTAGGAAAAATGGGAAAATTTAGATCTTGAAATGCTATAAAAAGGATTCATATGTTATATTTCTTATATATAGACTTAGAATTTCAACCAGAGTATAAAAATATTCTTCTCAATACTCACACGTGATacataaaatgaaaataaaataaaatatcaatacaTTATTCGTATATAGTTCGTTTTTCTCGAACACACTTGTTCAGTGGCATGCTATTGTCATTCGAAGATGAACTTCACAGAGTAATGGAAACATCTACTGTTTCAGACTTGTCATCATAGACCTGCACTTCCCTTGTGACATTGGCACCAGTTTTAGGATTATAAACTGTGACGTAATAATCTCCATGAAAAACCTTAACCTCAAAAGCTCCTCCATTGTCTGTAACTCCGTTTAAGTTTGTTGTCTTCCATTCAGCAAGAAGCTTGTCAACCACATCCCCTGATGGCGAATTCTGGAGTTTGCTGTCTACTAAACACATTTCATGGCATCCATTTGGACTCCATCCTATCCATATCATCATCCCTTTAACACCAGGATGTGCAAATGCTTCCCTCATTATTTCTTCCAAAAAATATGCCTGTAAACACAAGCAATCTATTGTAATTCCACTTATTATCCGCGGTAATCTGTAATTCTCTTTTAGGTGACCTGCTAAAACATAAATTATCAGTAAAGCACCTAGGTTAAAAAAAAAGGAATCATATATAATGAGTATTAAAAAAAAagggggtattatcacttttagtctGCGGCAAAAACTATTTACATTTTCTAGccaaaaaagtatataaaatttgtatattacTTAGATGGGGATTGAAAATGTCAAGGGTGAACCACACACTTCCTAAAATACGAgggtggggggtggggtgggggggttTATCTGTTGTTATAGTTAAAgtgattatttgattttaaagcAAAGTTAGAGGGATAAAATGATATTCGTCTATCGTACATAAGCTTTTTTATTCTTCGCGTTATGTATAGAAGTTAAACTCGAATTAAATTTGCTCAAAGGAGAAAAAGTAGGATGCTTAATATGAAATGCTGAAATGATAAGAGTACCTGTTTTGGACAGGGCTCAACATTTAACTCGGTGAGCCAAATGGGCATTTTAGTTTCTCCTAAAACATCAAAGACTGCACGAATATATGGTATATTAGGATGAGGATCAAAGTGTCCTTGAAGTCCAATTCCAATAACCAACTCCTCATTCCCTGGAAATGCCTTAATCTCCTGAAGCTTTTCAACATATTTTGATGGAATAGAGACCATATCAGCTGGATGCTCTAAAGTATTAAACTCATTCAAGAACATCGTGGCTTTAGTGTCTAGTGAACTTGCAATCTTGTAAAAGATGGCTGAAGCATTTTTCCCCAGCTTTTCCTCAAAAAGTGGGTGATGTAAATTCTCATTTACAACATCCCAAGCAACCAATTTACCTGCAGAGGCCGATGGAACTTCTTAGTTATGGGTTCAACTGAACTTAATATTCTCGACACGAAACATATGTAGCTATATATGTGAGGACCACTAAAATTTTAACAAATATTATACTATTGAACCATCAAGTTTAAATTTTGGATCTGCCTATATATGCTTACCTGCATATCTTGACATAACGCTACCCATTCGTCGTACAGATTCACTTAAAAGTTGTCTTGGAGGTAAGTCTCGTACCCAACGTTGGGTAGCTGCTCCCCATAGGATGTTATGTCCTCTTACATCAATCCCATGATCAATAAAGAACTTGAGCATTGCATCTGGGGTTGTGTAATTTTCGTGGCCTTGTAACCTTTCGGTATAGTACCATTTCATCTCGTTATCGAAAACTGTTGTTGTAAACCTGGACACGAACCATTCTTGATAGGATTTGGACATTAAAATGGAAGATGGTGTTGCGCAGCCAATAACGAATTGAAGTTTTTTCTGTTGAATCTTGATTTTTGCTCCTTTAATCTTCTTGCCATTCTTGTTTGCTACATTTACTCTCAACGTTCTTTTCCGAACCTATCACACAAAAAAATTAGGAAATtaagaaggaagaagaaaagaatgacAGTTTCTCTTTGAAGTGAAGTAGATCCTTAGGTTAGAAATAACCTTCTCTATGTTTCTCAACCGATTTTCCTGCCACTCATGTTTGTTGAATTCCTTCAGAGAAACACTGTCAacccttaactcggacttggtgtTGTTGCACTGTGAGATGAAAGACATGACCAATAATGATTTATTGTCTATTAAAATATACCATATTCACAACATGGTCACCCGGGCGGAGGTAGAGTACTACCGGGAGCGGGTTCGGCTGAACCCAATAGCTATAACTTTGGTTCGAaccttatatttattttaaattttttattgaatatgtacaaattattaatttagaacccagtaacttcAAATGATTAGAATCCTGAACCCATAAGCTTGAAATCCTGGTTAACTTTAGCCTTTTAATAGTTCTGATGGtcatagaactatatatttttgtTATTATAAAGTACTTAACTGAATTATGTGTGAATTGCTCTAGAAATACAAATGAGATCAAATTTTCATTGCCAGAGTATGACACGTCACTTGCCATGCCAGCACTTTGACTGCCATAACATTCAATCATACCTGAAAATGGAGTACTGAAGGTGCATTTTGATCAACAGTAAGACCACCTTTGATCATAGACCAACATCCAGATTTAGCTATTACTGATCCCACAACATGAACAGTATTTTCGACTGAGTTGTAAATCATGGCAACCACAATATCCGATCCTTCACTTAACTGAACCCAAGCTGCAAAATAACATCATTTTTTTTAACTTGATGAAACCCATTTTTCAAAAGCAAATATATAGGAATAGAAAATTTTCTTTATGTCTATAATTTTTTACCTGAAAAGGTGTAAAATACCCCTTCCTTCAAGTAAAAAGATTGTGAGATACTAAAGGGAGTTGTTCTATTATAAGCCACAATAAATTTGTTTCCACCAGATTCCCTTGCTTCAATTTTGACATGACCATCTACTTTCCATGCTTCTACGCCCTTGTCAAAACTAGGATTTGCAATTAAACCTCCTCCATATTGAGGATCCAATGGTTGGTTGAGGCACTGAAATTAAAATTCCAAAACAAGACTTCATCAGACATTGAACGTATGAGAagagtttaacttttatatacTGACAACGTAAAACAATATAAAATTATACGAATATATAGGAACCACGTGTATATATACCTCTATTGTTGCAGAATAGTCGTAAGGTGTAGCACCATGAACCAAATATCCTAGAGAATTGAAATTGTTGTTAATTACTTCATATAAGATATGGAAAATACCTGCAAGTAATTGCCAATTTGACTCAAGAACAAGAAAtttaacatcttttctatcaGCATGAGTTCAGGTTGAAATAATTAAAATGACAAAGTTTTAAGACTTTTGAAAACTTTGAAATGATGGTTACTTTTCGGATCAACTCTGGGCCAGCTCAATGAAATCGGAGGCCTAAAGTCAAAACTTAAGAAGATGTGAAGAAAAAACATTAATAATGTGATAACGGTTGGACAAATAGACTCGATTAATTTAGATAACCAAGAAAACTTGTATGGTCTtaacaaattttctttcaaggttttaagttttcttttaagTATTCATTgtctaatattttaaaattttgagttaaattatTCAAATGTTCATATCTACTAATAAAATAGTTGATAACTAGAACCATTGTAGtatattgaaaaaaaatgttaatATTTTGTTAACTTAAAAAAAATCTtaataatataaataattataactaATAGAAAAAGTTTTGGGGGGGCCTTTGACTCTTGCGAGCCTAAAGCACAAGCTTTAGTGGCCTTACCTTAGAGCTACCCGCATGGATCAACTAATTCTACAACTTGTTTATATAATGACAAAGTAATAATGCGCTTATTGAGTACTGACCTGCCAAAAACAAGCAGCAGCAAAGAAGAAATCCATTATTTTCAAGTGTAGCCATGTAACACTTTCTGCCTTGTCCCACGTTGGAAGAGCTGCTttaaaaaagcaaaagagtagcaTAAAATAGATGTAAACAAGCCTTGGCTAAATGAGCCAAAGGAGAAGCAAATGAATATATAAAAATTCACAAGAAACTATTTAAACAAAGGCTTAGATAACATACTGATGTAGACAAAGGAGTTTGGTCTTTTGTTTTCAATTCTTCTTTGCACTCCTCTTTTATATGAACCACATCATAATACATACATACCAATGTCACAAAATGTCtattcacaataccaccatgaTTGAAATTTGAGGGAGTTGAGCTTTAAAAGCTAAGTGAGTATGGAAATTCCTCATTCGACCGAACAATTCTGAAAATTCATGAATAGTACAAGAATCAGAATTTGCATTGATACTACAAGTTAAACGTGAAAGAAAAAAAACTCATAGTGCGAATTTTTTGCTTGGAACAAATCCATAGCCAAATTTAGCATGTCATCAATGGCGAATTTAATTGGGATAATAATTGAATAAATGaaatttagaaattcatttaatttttttaaatgaccATATACATTAGTACTTACCCGGGGTATTTAGTGGGACCAAACAAATGCATCAATTTTTTAAAATGAACACATGTTGATTGTCGGTTATATTGTTAAACATGATACAACTTTATTTCGGAGTGGTTACTACTCCGGGCAAATTCCAATCCAAAATTTTAGGATGTCAATATTTAATTTAATTGGAATAATTTAATGACTAAAAGTAAATAAAACTCCCCCTGTTTTCATTTAGTTGTCGGGATAAAGTTTTACACGTCCAttaaaattttttaaaataaagtaattttacTAATCTATAAATCCCTAATCAGTTCTTTAATCTTTATTTATTTACGCGCCTCTTATTTTTTTAGAAACTAATGCTAACATTAAAGTTgagaaaaaataactaattttctCTTGATTTTCTAAAATAATACGTATTTGAGAATAACTAACTTTACTATACATGACAACTAAATGGAACGAAACATGGTAACTAGATTGGACGAAGGAGCAATTAACTACAATCAATAATTACCACTTAAGTAAATTTAATGGgcgacaaagaaaagaaaattattccTTTCAATTGATGGCAAAAGGAATTCTATTAAAGTTTAAACGATAACTATATCGGATGGTGACAGATAGGTAAGATGGGAGATGAAACAACTCCCAATTTGGAAACCAAAACCCAAATAAATGCAATTtacatttaatttttttataacaatgaATGATCAAGAATGCAGAACCTCCCTCATCATAAACCCTCCCCttccctaaaaagaaattaaaataaaagggTGTGAAGGTACTTCTTTTTTTAAGGGCCAGGTGAAGGTATTCTTGTTCACCCTCTCCTAAAAAATAACAGGTTCAATTatatgaattaaataataaatagtaATAATTAAATACCTAATTATTATATAAAATGTACTACTAAGAAGTACTCTATATAAATTCAATTAACCGACCAATCATTCGTCTACATTTCAATCTAAACTTAGCGATACAAAATCTACATTACAAAATTATTTATTACTTATACTAAAGAGGTGCAGGAAGAATGCTGTCGAGATGGAGATATAGCATTTCTGAATCCGTGACATGAATGCGATGCCTTCGACGCCGCCGCCGCCGCTGCTGGTGAATTGGGAAATCCCATCAGTTTAATTTCAGATTGAAAAttaaagaggaagaaaaagacaCGATATACAAATCACATACAAAATCATATAAAGATATATTGCATGTATTTTGTATGTAAATTGTATGATATTGTCTGAAGCATGACAGAGAAATTGTAACTGACAACACGTTGGAAGATGTATTGAAATTATATGAGACTTGTATATtgagttttaagaaaattgtatttaagttgtatgttattgtaatTGTATTTAATTTGTATGATTATTGCACGAAAATTATAAACAAGTTATATATTTTTCCTTATATTCTTTTTTCGCTCGCTTCCACTTTTTGTATGAAcattgtattataattgtatgttgagttgtataaaaattgtatccAACTTTTATGCTAATCGGAATCCCATTATACATTTTAAAGCTTTAACTTGATCATTAATggcagttggtgtttgggaagaaaagggagagaggagaggagagaaaaagtaaaaagaaagaaGGGCGAACTACATCACTTTTAATTGAAGGCGCtgatcccttaattgaaggcgtttaactaggggtgttcatgattcggtttggatcgattttttcctaaaaagaaaccaaaccaagtaagtcggttttttaaatattagaaccaaaccaaaccaattaagtcgattttttctcgattcggtttatgtcgatttttttggtttttttcggttatttgtcgatttttttcttaaatataagacataaactaccaaacacatatttcggcgaccacatttttaacgtaacactatcaaatcaattgccctttgagaaatctattattttgctaagatatattgatgataattgaatgaaatagtgatgaataatttaaggactcaattaaaaatatattatttttaacatgaaatagattcttacatttaacaaaagaaaattaccaa
Proteins encoded in this window:
- the LOC104224952 gene encoding endo-1,4-beta-xylanase 5-like isoform X1 → MATLENNGFLLCCCLFLAGIFHILYEVINNNFNSLGYLVHGATPYDYSATIECLNQPLDPQYGGGLIANPSFDKGVEAWKVDGHVKIEARESGGNKFIVAYNRTTPFSISQSFYLKEGVFYTFSAWVQLSEGSDIVVAMIYNSVENTVHVVGSVIAKSGCWSMIKGGLTVDQNAPSVLHFQCNNTKSELRVDSVSLKEFNKHEWQENRLRNIEKVRKRTLRVNVANKNGKKIKGAKIKIQQKKLQFVIGCATPSSILMSKSYQEWFVSRFTTTVFDNEMKWYYTERLQGHENYTTPDAMLKFFIDHGIDVRGHNILWGAATQRWVRDLPPRQLLSESVRRMGSVMSRYAGKLVAWDVVNENLHHPLFEEKLGKNASAIFYKIASSLDTKATMFLNEFNTLEHPADMVSIPSKYVEKLQEIKAFPGNEELVIGIGLQGHFDPHPNIPYIRAVFDVLGETKMPIWLTELNVEPCPKQAYFLEEIMREAFAHPGVKGMMIWIGWSPNGCHEMCLVDSKLQNSPSGDVVDKLLAEWKTTNLNGVTDNGGAFEVKVFHGDYYVTVYNPKTGANVTREVQVYDDKSETVDVSITL
- the LOC104224952 gene encoding endo-1,4-beta-xylanase 5-like isoform X2, which translates into the protein MATLENNGFLLCCCLFLAGYLVHGATPYDYSATIECLNQPLDPQYGGGLIANPSFDKGVEAWKVDGHVKIEARESGGNKFIVAYNRTTPFSISQSFYLKEGVFYTFSAWVQLSEGSDIVVAMIYNSVENTVHVVGSVIAKSGCWSMIKGGLTVDQNAPSVLHFQCNNTKSELRVDSVSLKEFNKHEWQENRLRNIEKVRKRTLRVNVANKNGKKIKGAKIKIQQKKLQFVIGCATPSSILMSKSYQEWFVSRFTTTVFDNEMKWYYTERLQGHENYTTPDAMLKFFIDHGIDVRGHNILWGAATQRWVRDLPPRQLLSESVRRMGSVMSRYAGKLVAWDVVNENLHHPLFEEKLGKNASAIFYKIASSLDTKATMFLNEFNTLEHPADMVSIPSKYVEKLQEIKAFPGNEELVIGIGLQGHFDPHPNIPYIRAVFDVLGETKMPIWLTELNVEPCPKQAYFLEEIMREAFAHPGVKGMMIWIGWSPNGCHEMCLVDSKLQNSPSGDVVDKLLAEWKTTNLNGVTDNGGAFEVKVFHGDYYVTVYNPKTGANVTREVQVYDDKSETVDVSITL